The DNA window ATCTACACCTGAATGATCATTTCCTATAACAATTTTCATTTTCATCACCTTTCAATTACATTAATATATTTAAATTTTATCATATTAATATATTTTTTTAAAGGTTTATTAGCTTTTTTATTCATTTTAATGAATATTTTTATTAATTGACTATGTAGTATATTCGTGATAAACTTAAATATATATATAAAAAAGAGGTGTATTATGATTTGTATTATCGGTGGTGCAAATATAGACATACAAGGATTTTCATATAATTCTATCATACTTAATGATTCAAATCCTGGAAAAATAGAAAAAGGATTTGGAGGTGTTGCTAGAAATATTACTGAAAATCTATCTCATTTGAATGTAAAAACAAAATTCATAGCACCTATAGGTGATGATGAATTTTCTGTTTCATTATTAGAATATATGAAAAAAAAGAATGTTGATATGTCAGAATCTCTAATAATTCCGGGAGAATCTTTATCTACATACTTATCTGTATTAAATGATGAAAATGAGATGATAGTAGCAATTTCAAGTATGTCAATTTTAGAAAAATTAAAAATAGAATTTATTAAGGAAAAGGAAAAATATATTAAAGCTTCTGACCTTTTAGTAATTGATACTAACCTACGTCAAGATGTAATTGAATATATTTCAACTTTCGATAAAAAAATTATAGTTGACTTAGTTTCAACTACAAAAGCAAAAAAAATCAAAAATGTTCTTAATAAAATTCACTCTATAAAACCTAATAAAATTGAAGCTGAATTTTTAACTGGAATAGAAATCGTAGATGAGAATTCTATGAAATTAGCATGTGAAAAATTACTATCACAAGGAATAAAAAATATCTTTATTACCTTAGGTAAAGATGGTGTCTTTTATATGAATGAAAAAAAATATGGATTAATTAACAATCCAAATATTAATGCAATTGATATTACTGGTGCTGGAGATGCATTTACTGCTGGTATAGCATATTCAATAGAAAAAGATTATGATATTGAAAAGACTGCTAAAGTTGCACTTTCAATGTCAGTGATAAACGTCACAAATTTAGGTACATGTTACCAAAATTTAAATGAAGATTTATTAAATACTACGCTAAAAAAATATTTTAATATAGAATTATAGGAGGAAAAATGAAACAAT is part of the Streptobacillus felis genome and encodes:
- a CDS encoding carbohydrate kinase family protein — protein: MICIIGGANIDIQGFSYNSIILNDSNPGKIEKGFGGVARNITENLSHLNVKTKFIAPIGDDEFSVSLLEYMKKKNVDMSESLIIPGESLSTYLSVLNDENEMIVAISSMSILEKLKIEFIKEKEKYIKASDLLVIDTNLRQDVIEYISTFDKKIIVDLVSTTKAKKIKNVLNKIHSIKPNKIEAEFLTGIEIVDENSMKLACEKLLSQGIKNIFITLGKDGVFYMNEKKYGLINNPNINAIDITGAGDAFTAGIAYSIEKDYDIEKTAKVALSMSVINVTNLGTCYQNLNEDLLNTTLKKYFNIEL